A window of Exiguobacterium sp. FSL W8-0210 contains these coding sequences:
- a CDS encoding DMT family transporter, giving the protein MLAIIIGFIIGLLVPVQTSVNTRLRGVVGSPFLASLISFSIGSLFLLLLVLLVDGDFTGLSATADEPFWIWGGGLLGVIYLTGNILLFPRLGGVQTVIMPIFGQVIMGLLIDHFGLFEANVTTLSLTRVIGAVLVLLGVVGTVALGDYFARRRKQQVASSESSVLVWRLLGILTGMMSAAQTAINGHLGSVLGSAVKGALISFVIGTITLLLLNLILRTKWHIDRSQPLPAWIWIGGLIGALFVAGNAFIVPLVGTGLAVVIVTIGLLTGSLLIDRFGLFGAKKQPVTGVQIVSLLVMLGGIVLIRI; this is encoded by the coding sequence ATGCTTGCGATCATCATTGGATTCATCATCGGTCTGCTCGTACCGGTTCAAACGAGTGTCAATACACGATTACGGGGTGTCGTCGGTTCACCGTTCCTCGCTTCGCTGATTTCCTTTTCAATCGGCTCACTCTTCCTACTGCTTCTCGTCTTGCTCGTCGATGGGGATTTTACAGGTCTCTCAGCTACTGCCGATGAACCGTTCTGGATTTGGGGTGGAGGGTTGCTCGGTGTCATTTATTTGACTGGGAACATCTTGCTGTTTCCGCGACTCGGAGGCGTCCAAACGGTCATCATGCCGATTTTCGGTCAAGTCATCATGGGACTGTTGATTGATCATTTTGGATTGTTTGAAGCGAACGTCACGACACTTTCGTTGACACGGGTCATCGGTGCAGTGCTTGTGTTACTCGGTGTCGTCGGGACGGTCGCCCTCGGTGACTATTTTGCACGACGGCGCAAGCAACAGGTGGCATCATCAGAAAGCTCGGTGCTTGTCTGGCGTCTGCTTGGGATTCTGACCGGTATGATGAGTGCTGCCCAGACGGCGATCAATGGTCATCTCGGAAGTGTTCTCGGGTCAGCCGTCAAAGGCGCCTTGATTTCATTCGTCATCGGGACGATCACCTTGTTATTGCTGAATCTGATCCTCCGAACGAAGTGGCACATCGATCGGTCGCAACCCTTACCTGCTTGGATTTGGATCGGGGGATTGATTGGTGCATTGTTCGTTGCCGGTAATGCCTTCATCGTTCCGCTCGTCGGTACTGGACTCGCTGTCGTGATCGTCACGATTGGTTTACTGACCGGCAGTCTGTTGATTGATCGTTTCGGCTTGTTCGGTGCAAAAAAACAACCGGTCACGGGTGTGCAGATCGTCAGTCTGCTTGTCATGCTTGGAGGTATCGTGTTGATCCGCATTTAA
- a CDS encoding ABC transporter permease — translation MSYLQLATSLIFILIPLVLARTLRLGLEKDILIATVRSIVQLLIIGYILTFVFESGSPIFMLLMILLMIGAATLNVIRKGDGIPGIQWIILFTLIAVETLTMGILLGLRIIPFEAQQVIPISGMVIGNCMILSLLFLNKFKDEVERSDEVIELILSLGGDAKTAIDTSLKGAIRTSMIPTIEAQKTMGLVQLPGMMSGLIIGGADPMEAVLYQLLILFLILTTAAMASVLVGFLSYRRLFNEKAQFIGLTYKKKDM, via the coding sequence TTAGAGAAGGACATCCTCATCGCAACCGTTCGATCGATCGTCCAACTCTTGATCATTGGTTATATTCTGACGTTCGTCTTTGAAAGCGGCAGTCCAATTTTCATGTTACTGATGATTTTGTTAATGATCGGTGCAGCGACACTGAACGTCATCCGTAAAGGGGACGGGATTCCTGGGATTCAGTGGATCATCTTGTTCACACTGATTGCGGTTGAAACTTTGACGATGGGTATTTTGCTCGGGTTACGAATCATTCCGTTTGAAGCCCAGCAAGTCATTCCAATCAGCGGGATGGTCATCGGAAACTGTATGATCTTGTCCTTATTGTTCCTCAATAAGTTCAAGGACGAGGTCGAACGAAGCGACGAGGTCATCGAACTGATTCTTTCACTCGGTGGAGATGCGAAGACAGCGATCGATACGAGCTTAAAAGGCGCAATCAGGACAAGTATGATTCCAACGATTGAAGCGCAAAAAACGATGGGGCTCGTCCAACTGCCAGGGATGATGAGTGGGTTGATCATCGGTGGCGCCGATCCAATGGAAGCGGTCCTCTATCAACTATTGATTCTATTCCTGATCTTGACGACGGCGGCGATGGCATCGGTCCTCGTTGGTTTTCTATCTTACCGTCGACTGTTCAATGAAAAAGCACAATTCATCGGTTTGACCTATAAGAAAAAAGACATGTAA
- a CDS encoding alpha/beta fold hydrolase, whose product MSFDLMTLPETTLHYRLILGTSNQPTFIFENGYGQDLSTWQPIMDQVEGLGTILMYDRTNIGGSMPYDSETSRQSVNRLRRLIHILSLKPPFILVGHSYGGTLVRQFASQYPNEINGLLLIDATPESYIQCFLPVMPNTFQSIYKKQFTLECTYEDFKESIEATNVDILYPFPVVVLSAGKKDHYSREAQLLWHELQRQTAAQSIQGLLIEVPNSRHFIQQDAPHIVVDALHRLISGDS is encoded by the coding sequence ATGTCTTTCGATTTAATGACGTTACCTGAAACGACGTTACACTATCGTCTGATTCTCGGAACTTCCAATCAACCGACGTTTATCTTTGAAAACGGATATGGACAAGATCTTTCAACCTGGCAACCAATCATGGATCAAGTTGAAGGACTTGGAACGATCTTGATGTATGACCGTACGAACATCGGTGGCAGTATGCCCTATGATTCCGAGACTAGTCGACAGAGCGTGAATCGCCTTCGCCGTTTGATTCATATCTTATCTCTCAAACCACCATTCATTCTTGTTGGTCATTCCTATGGCGGCACGTTAGTTCGACAATTTGCATCGCAATATCCAAATGAAATAAATGGGCTATTGCTCATCGATGCAACACCAGAATCCTATATTCAATGCTTCTTACCAGTGATGCCAAACACGTTCCAATCCATATACAAAAAACAATTCACGCTCGAATGTACATACGAAGATTTTAAAGAGAGTATTGAAGCGACGAACGTCGATATCCTCTACCCATTTCCAGTCGTTGTTCTGTCTGCTGGTAAAAAGGATCATTATTCGCGTGAGGCGCAACTATTGTGGCACGAATTGCAACGACAAACTGCTGCACAGTCGATTCAAGGCTTGTTGATCGAAGTTCCAAACAGCCGGCACTTCATTCAACAGGATGCCCCCCATATTGTTGTCGATGCGTTACATCGTTTGATTTCAGGTGATTCTTAA
- a CDS encoding ABC transporter ATP-binding protein has product MCVSALLEVERLSKTYIRGTETIHALKQVSFTLEEGGFIAIMGTSGSGKSTLLNILGALDAPTGGTLTLKEKRQRDIFTEPAATLYRQQHIGFIFQSFHLLDDLTVQENIALPLMLKGMDDKTINQEVEIWLKRVGLTKWNNHRPQELSGGQQQRVAIARALISRPPIILADEPTGNLDFKTSAEIMQLLQELNREQQTSILLVTHDATVAAHAKRVLYFHDGQIVADQLSTGDVAPILETYEQFVGAV; this is encoded by the coding sequence ATATGCGTGTCAGCTTTATTAGAAGTCGAACGGTTATCAAAAACCTACATACGTGGAACTGAGACGATCCATGCATTGAAGCAAGTCAGCTTTACGTTAGAGGAAGGAGGGTTCATCGCCATCATGGGCACGAGTGGCTCCGGGAAAAGTACACTGTTGAATATCCTGGGAGCGCTTGACGCGCCAACCGGTGGAACGTTGACCTTAAAAGAAAAACGGCAACGCGACATCTTCACTGAACCTGCTGCGACGTTATACCGTCAGCAACACATCGGGTTCATCTTTCAATCGTTTCATTTACTCGATGACTTGACGGTCCAGGAGAACATCGCCTTACCATTGATGTTGAAGGGGATGGATGACAAAACGATCAACCAAGAGGTAGAGATTTGGCTCAAACGAGTCGGACTGACGAAGTGGAACAATCATCGACCGCAAGAGCTGTCGGGTGGACAACAACAACGTGTTGCGATTGCACGTGCCTTGATCAGTCGACCACCGATCATCTTAGCGGATGAGCCGACGGGGAACCTCGATTTCAAGACATCTGCTGAAATCATGCAGTTGCTACAAGAACTTAATCGCGAACAACAGACGAGCATCCTGCTCGTGACCCATGATGCGACCGTAGCCGCTCATGCGAAGCGGGTGCTGTATTTCCATGACGGACAGATCGTCGCCGATCAGCTGTCGACCGGTGACGTGGCGCCGATCTTAGAGACATACGAGCAGTTCGTGGGGGCTGTATGA
- a CDS encoding helix-turn-helix domain-containing protein: protein MSTNTLEQRINAVLDCLAAAKDYQRIAGRHDVSYQQLYNWVRRYESGGIPALTDRRGRKLRSERFTSTQHTP from the coding sequence ATGTCCACCAACACTCTTGAACAACGCATCAATGCCGTCCTCGATTGTTTGGCGGCCGCAAAGGACTACCAACGTATCGCCGGAAGGCATGATGTGTCGTATCAACAATTGTATAACTGGGTCCGGCGCTATGAGAGCGGTGGTATTCCTGCCCTGACGGATCGCCGTGGTCGGAAGTTACGAAGCGAACGATTTACTTCGACTCAGCATACGCCTTGA
- a CDS encoding AAA family ATPase, whose product MHVQHVRFNYPKSPDLLHDVSFSLVPGKLNVLIGMNGAGKTTLFDCMTGALPITSGELDLPDISDILYLTQFIYYSDELKGKDVAVFVGRLARLKAYRKQETYTRHLKQPRELDLFAHLWEMKIGKMSAGEKKWLFVTLLTTVPRSLYIFDEPTSGVDPATRLHIMRRFEQMTANGQTCLFSTHQLHDLLHTDAHVIFLHQGRILYEGDFKDWLNRFETTDPDVAFVQMLELAG is encoded by the coding sequence ATGCACGTTCAACACGTACGCTTCAACTATCCGAAATCACCTGATCTGTTACACGATGTCTCCTTTTCGCTTGTTCCCGGGAAACTGAACGTCTTGATCGGGATGAACGGTGCCGGGAAAACGACACTGTTTGATTGCATGACCGGTGCCTTACCGATCACGTCCGGAGAACTGGACTTACCCGATATCTCGGACATTCTCTATTTGACGCAATTCATCTATTACTCGGATGAATTAAAGGGCAAGGATGTCGCCGTCTTCGTCGGTCGGCTCGCTCGTTTGAAAGCATATCGCAAACAAGAGACCTATACGCGTCATCTGAAACAGCCGCGAGAGCTCGATTTATTCGCTCATCTGTGGGAAATGAAAATTGGTAAGATGTCCGCTGGCGAAAAGAAATGGTTGTTCGTCACCCTGTTGACGACAGTACCACGTTCGCTCTACATCTTTGACGAGCCGACGAGCGGGGTCGACCCGGCAACACGGCTTCATATCATGCGACGCTTCGAGCAGATGACAGCAAACGGTCAAACGTGCCTCTTCTCGACCCATCAATTACACGATCTATTGCATACCGATGCCCATGTCATCTTTCTCCATCAAGGTCGTATTTTGTACGAAGGCGACTTCAAGGATTGGTTGAACCGATTCGAGACGACCGATCCGGACGTCGCGTTCGTTCAGATGCTTGAACTGGCAGGATAA
- a CDS encoding SRPBCC family protein, translating to MTKLTIQAVIDRPVETVWEIWNAPEDIKRWNAASDDWHTTASTNDLTVGGQFTNRMEAKDGSMGFDFTGTYEAIVPYERIAYVLEDGRQVTIDFTRNGEQTEVVESFDAETINPPEMQQAGWQAILDRFKAYAESK from the coding sequence ATGACGAAACTGACGATTCAAGCCGTGATTGACCGTCCGGTCGAGACCGTGTGGGAGATCTGGAACGCACCGGAAGACATCAAACGCTGGAACGCAGCGTCTGACGATTGGCATACGACGGCGTCAACGAATGATTTGACGGTCGGTGGTCAATTCACGAATCGAATGGAAGCAAAAGACGGTAGCATGGGATTTGATTTCACGGGTACATATGAAGCAATCGTTCCTTATGAACGCATTGCGTATGTCCTCGAGGATGGTCGTCAGGTGACGATCGACTTCACTCGAAACGGGGAACAGACCGAAGTCGTCGAATCGTTTGATGCCGAAACAATCAACCCGCCTGAAATGCAACAAGCGGGCTGGCAGGCGATCCTTGATCGGTTCAAGGCGTATGCTGAGTCGAAGTAA
- a CDS encoding alpha/beta hydrolase — MNRQEMIDLAKQIRSDEERPQVTPPHPPQATTTTLHVPTSVGDVRVLCHSPIDAAEPLPGFISFHGGGFITGTPEMDEPWNLFLAETANCHVLNVEYPLAPESSIPRSSPRHL, encoded by the coding sequence ATGAATCGCCAAGAGATGATTGACCTTGCCAAACAAATCCGCTCAGATGAGGAACGTCCTCAAGTCACACCTCCTCATCCACCGCAAGCGACCACGACTACGCTACACGTGCCGACTTCAGTCGGAGATGTCCGAGTGTTGTGCCACTCACCGATTGATGCAGCAGAACCGTTACCTGGATTCATCAGTTTCCATGGTGGCGGCTTCATCACCGGAACGCCAGAGATGGATGAACCATGGAATCTGTTTCTCGCTGAGACCGCCAACTGTCATGTTCTCAATGTCGAGTACCCGTTAGCGCCGGAGTCATCCATTCCCCGTTCCAGTCCTCGCCACCTATGA
- a CDS encoding transposase: protein MSQTLTVNIKLLPTREQQPILESMMGAYIHAVNQLVSDMVEAETMIKMTSKNVHVRLPSAVKNQAIKDAQSVFKKAKKSQFGIIPILKKPYCTWNNQNYSFDFESISLPIMINGKAKKTAIRAEMVDQDNRIFSLLNNKLGALRIIKKSNKWMAQIAVTILTTEKTGIKTIGVDLGLKIPAVATTDCDRVRFFGNGRENKYKKRKFLAKRKDLGQKKKLKAIKKLDNKEQRWMQDTDHKVSREIVEFAKENNISVIRLERLANIRQTARTSRKNNKNLHTWSFYRLATFIEYKAKLEGIKVEYVNPAYTSQTCPSCGKRNKAKDRTYSCSCGFKKHRDIVGAMNIRYAPVVDGNSQSA from the coding sequence GTGTCTCAGACATTGACGGTAAATATCAAGCTTCTTCCTACTAGAGAACAGCAGCCTATTTTGGAAAGTATGATGGGGGCTTATATTCACGCGGTCAACCAGCTTGTTTCAGACATGGTAGAGGCAGAAACAATGATAAAAATGACAAGCAAGAATGTTCACGTTCGTTTGCCTAGCGCCGTCAAGAACCAAGCTATCAAGGACGCCCAAAGTGTTTTCAAGAAAGCGAAAAAATCACAGTTTGGAATCATCCCTATTCTCAAGAAACCGTACTGCACATGGAACAACCAGAACTATTCGTTCGATTTTGAGTCGATTTCTCTACCCATCATGATAAACGGTAAAGCGAAGAAAACGGCAATCCGCGCCGAGATGGTCGATCAAGACAATCGTATTTTTTCACTATTGAACAACAAACTCGGAGCACTCCGGATTATCAAAAAATCGAACAAATGGATGGCACAAATTGCTGTCACGATTTTGACAACAGAGAAAACAGGAATAAAAACAATAGGAGTTGATCTGGGATTAAAGATTCCAGCAGTCGCTACTACAGATTGTGATCGAGTTAGGTTCTTTGGTAACGGTCGAGAAAATAAGTATAAGAAACGAAAGTTTCTTGCAAAACGAAAAGATCTCGGTCAAAAGAAAAAGTTAAAGGCTATCAAGAAGTTAGATAATAAAGAGCAACGTTGGATGCAAGATACGGATCACAAAGTCAGTCGTGAAATCGTTGAGTTTGCAAAAGAAAACAACATTTCTGTCATCCGCCTCGAAAGACTGGCGAACATCCGACAGACGGCAAGAACAAGCCGTAAAAACAATAAGAATCTACACACGTGGTCATTCTATCGCTTAGCAACATTTATTGAGTACAAAGCAAAATTAGAAGGGATTAAAGTTGAATATGTCAATCCGGCATATACATCTCAGACATGCCCTTCCTGCGGCAAAAGAAACAAAGCGAAAGATCGAACATATTCTTGTTCATGTGGATTCAAGAAACACAGAGACATCGTCGGTGCGATGAACATTCGATACGCACCTGTGGTTGATGGTAATAGTCAATCAGCCTGA
- a CDS encoding alpha/beta hydrolase fold domain-containing protein — protein sequence MFQHADTLHLDAARIAIGGHSAGGNLATAISLWNAEQTHPVTLIAQILDYPPLDLATDPADKPFFKEAIPTEQARQFNAMYIARAEDAYHHLASPLYAAQLEALPRTLILTAEHDSLAQEAQQYAKRLQAAGVHVEHLEFAGQPHAFTHHGDANVALQAWQRIADFLRHVFQSAKRS from the coding sequence ATATTTCAACATGCTGATACGCTACACCTCGATGCTGCGCGTATCGCGATCGGGGGACATAGTGCTGGTGGGAACCTCGCTACTGCCATATCGTTATGGAACGCTGAGCAGACACATCCGGTTACGCTCATTGCTCAAATCCTTGACTACCCTCCACTCGATCTCGCAACGGACCCAGCGGACAAACCGTTTTTTAAAGAAGCCATACCTACTGAGCAGGCACGTCAGTTCAATGCGATGTACATCGCTCGCGCGGAAGATGCGTATCATCACCTTGCTTCGCCACTCTATGCGGCTCAACTTGAAGCACTACCGCGAACACTCATTTTAACGGCTGAGCACGACTCACTGGCGCAGGAAGCCCAGCAGTATGCTAAACGACTTCAAGCAGCAGGTGTTCACGTCGAACACCTGGAATTTGCCGGACAACCCCATGCCTTTACGCATCACGGTGACGCAAACGTAGCGCTTCAGGCTTGGCAACGGATTGCTGATTTTCTTAGACATGTCTTTCAGTCTGCTAAACGTTCGTAA
- a CDS encoding FtsX-like permease family protein yields MSARLAKSLDRSVGQTLRVGEETYRICEILSSAITSESSNDQVLLSYADLKKNHPIETKAVLLNLKKETDIVHYADTLVKANPKLRIELSEGQALSPALNGYIGILSVLILVVSGFILMANFDLYLRKHAVQFAIMRTLGATTRQLFQLFFVQSGLIVLAGTLLAIVGGISLALLGQLVWPIEGKMIVSLLIEQGALLMLITIGSALLTLLLLASTAYRKRDVLPLHVLRENQKTVSRSFRRKRLVLFSSGLTVSLVLFAEVIASTEGARVIAWLGATLAFLLTMYLATPLLLKGVLHRAEPIVRRLAGPTSFVAFRGVLPQLRKNAWLMLIVQVLMIIVVIGSTFLETVQQNERKYIISQYPTEVVLKSRLDEGSQGDPLQLIRRIETELPGAKETFLSSRSSFEYQLLQEDVSIEYEVTDYRRLDVLEGEQTSDTDGIIISRTFAKKHSLQKGDTLPLGRWDGEQERSVSLGQFRIVGIEKKIAPDILVDWRNEELRQPSDHILNVFIDVPSELKKAQVTTTLSEITQSYPTLQMNRLSDALHNAEQQTTERWFVFIIALVVMSGSVWFGLANALLSFVSGKRGEYALLRTIALTRNRLRQLTLIQMLLFIGSGIIFGLISGLGATIFVTRIDDTGSFYLNVPTIAGTIAGLVVLVLAIAWFVTRRKQENLVHELKQ; encoded by the coding sequence GTGTCAGCTAGACTCGCGAAGTCGCTGGATCGTAGTGTCGGGCAAACGCTTCGCGTCGGAGAAGAGACGTATCGAATCTGTGAGATTTTATCAAGTGCGATAACATCTGAATCTTCGAACGATCAAGTCTTGCTTTCGTATGCTGATTTGAAGAAGAACCATCCGATCGAAACGAAAGCCGTCTTGCTCAATCTAAAAAAAGAGACGGATATCGTCCACTATGCCGATACACTCGTCAAAGCGAATCCGAAGCTCCGGATTGAACTTTCGGAAGGGCAAGCGCTCTCACCGGCGCTGAACGGCTACATCGGCATCTTGTCAGTATTGATCCTTGTCGTGTCCGGCTTCATCTTGATGGCGAATTTCGACTTGTATTTACGTAAACATGCCGTCCAATTTGCCATCATGCGGACGCTTGGGGCGACGACACGGCAACTGTTTCAGCTGTTCTTCGTTCAATCTGGATTGATTGTCTTAGCAGGGACGCTGCTTGCGATTGTAGGGGGAATCAGCTTAGCGTTACTTGGACAACTGGTATGGCCGATAGAGGGTAAAATGATCGTCTCCCTCCTAATTGAACAGGGAGCGTTATTAATGCTCATCACGATCGGTAGCGCCTTGTTGACTTTGCTGTTGCTCGCGAGTACGGCTTATCGAAAACGGGATGTGTTACCACTCCACGTCTTGCGAGAAAATCAAAAAACGGTATCACGATCGTTCCGACGAAAACGTCTCGTCCTGTTCAGCAGTGGACTGACCGTCAGTTTGGTGTTATTCGCTGAAGTGATTGCCAGTACGGAAGGGGCGCGCGTGATCGCATGGCTCGGTGCGACTCTCGCGTTTTTACTGACGATGTATCTCGCGACGCCACTCCTCTTGAAAGGAGTGCTCCATCGAGCGGAACCGATCGTTCGTCGGTTAGCGGGACCGACGAGTTTCGTCGCCTTCCGGGGCGTGTTGCCACAACTACGGAAAAACGCCTGGTTGATGCTGATCGTTCAAGTATTGATGATCATCGTCGTCATCGGATCGACGTTCCTTGAGACGGTGCAACAAAACGAGCGGAAGTACATCATCAGCCAATATCCGACGGAGGTCGTCTTAAAGAGTCGTTTAGATGAAGGATCGCAAGGAGACCCGCTACAATTGATTCGACGGATTGAAACCGAGTTACCTGGCGCAAAAGAGACCTTCCTATCGTCTCGAAGCTCCTTTGAATACCAGTTGCTTCAGGAAGATGTCTCAATCGAGTACGAAGTGACGGACTATCGTCGTCTTGACGTCTTAGAGGGAGAACAGACGAGTGACACAGACGGAATCATCATCTCACGTACCTTCGCTAAAAAACACAGTCTCCAAAAAGGCGATACGTTGCCGCTCGGCCGATGGGATGGGGAACAAGAGCGAAGCGTTTCGCTCGGTCAATTCCGAATCGTTGGAATCGAAAAGAAGATAGCACCAGACATCCTCGTGGATTGGCGGAATGAGGAGCTACGGCAACCAAGCGATCACATCTTGAATGTCTTTATCGACGTTCCATCCGAGTTAAAGAAGGCGCAAGTGACCACAACATTATCAGAGATCACGCAAAGTTATCCGACATTGCAAATGAATCGACTATCTGACGCGCTTCATAATGCGGAGCAACAAACGACGGAACGTTGGTTCGTCTTCATCATTGCGCTTGTCGTCATGAGTGGATCCGTCTGGTTCGGACTTGCGAACGCCTTACTCAGTTTCGTGAGTGGAAAACGAGGCGAGTATGCCTTGCTACGGACGATTGCGCTGACTCGAAACAGGCTGCGTCAATTGACACTCATTCAAATGCTCTTGTTCATTGGGAGCGGCATCATCTTTGGACTGATCAGTGGTCTTGGTGCGACAATCTTCGTGACACGGATTGATGATACAGGATCATTCTATCTCAACGTCCCGACGATTGCTGGAACGATTGCCGGTTTGGTGGTGCTTGTCCTAGCCATCGCTTGGTTCGTCACCCGACGGAAGCAGGAAAACCTCGTTCACGAATTGAAACAGTAA
- a CDS encoding right-handed parallel beta-helix repeat-containing protein: MKGKWLLATVLLVGCTSTGEEAESTAKSLYVAPNGSDKNTGTLKHPFKTIRQATLKATAGTTVYLRKGTYQEKLNVRQSGMKQHPIVFRNYKQERVVLNGENIKDRDATLPIIQIKDQKYVTIQGLTIEAVQSKRSDATPIGILVTGSGSHITLKNNTVRQIKTLAKDGNAHGIAVYGTRAIRHLTITGNRVEQNRLGFSEALVLNGNVKHFRVTKNVVRDNDNIGIDLIGHEGVAQSKKDDYVREGVVSGNRVYRTSSYGNPAYGKEYSAAGIYVDGGKNLTIEKNLVEASDIGIEVTSEHAGRYAEDVIVRQNDVRQNVYTGIAIGGYDTKRGGTKRVRIEQNQLIGNDTKGLEGGQLLVQHDVHDNTIIGNTFDGSLSVAHYFKTSSGNQFEKNTFQHTKRFMWRDTSYKTEQSFLRAVRKVEGR; the protein is encoded by the coding sequence ATGAAAGGCAAATGGTTATTAGCAACCGTCCTGCTCGTCGGTTGTACCTCGACGGGGGAAGAGGCCGAATCGACGGCAAAATCGTTATACGTCGCACCAAACGGCAGTGATAAAAATACCGGCACGTTGAAGCATCCGTTTAAAACAATCCGACAGGCGACACTAAAAGCGACTGCGGGTACGACAGTCTACTTGCGAAAAGGAACGTATCAAGAGAAGCTGAACGTTAGACAAAGTGGAATGAAACAACATCCAATCGTCTTTCGGAATTATAAACAAGAAAGAGTCGTCTTAAATGGGGAAAACATTAAAGATCGAGACGCAACCTTACCGATCATCCAGATTAAGGATCAAAAATATGTGACAATCCAAGGACTGACGATCGAAGCCGTTCAGTCGAAACGGTCGGACGCGACACCGATCGGCATTTTGGTCACGGGATCAGGATCACACATCACCTTGAAGAACAATACGGTTCGCCAGATCAAGACGCTCGCGAAAGACGGAAATGCACACGGCATCGCTGTCTACGGAACGAGAGCGATTCGTCACCTGACGATCACCGGCAACCGAGTCGAGCAGAATCGTCTCGGTTTCAGTGAAGCCCTCGTCTTAAACGGGAACGTCAAACATTTCCGGGTGACGAAGAACGTCGTACGTGATAACGACAACATCGGTATTGATTTGATCGGACACGAAGGGGTTGCTCAGTCGAAAAAAGACGACTACGTCCGTGAGGGCGTCGTGTCGGGAAATCGTGTCTACCGGACGTCGAGCTACGGCAATCCTGCTTACGGGAAGGAATACAGCGCAGCCGGTATTTATGTCGATGGTGGGAAGAATTTGACGATTGAGAAAAATCTTGTCGAAGCGAGTGATATCGGGATTGAAGTGACGAGTGAACATGCCGGACGATACGCAGAAGATGTCATCGTCCGCCAGAATGATGTACGGCAAAATGTCTACACCGGAATTGCGATCGGTGGGTATGACACGAAGCGAGGCGGTACAAAACGTGTCCGGATCGAGCAAAATCAGCTGATCGGGAATGATACGAAAGGGCTCGAGGGTGGTCAATTGCTCGTCCAGCATGATGTCCATGACAACACGATCATCGGGAACACATTCGATGGTTCGTTAAGTGTCGCCCATTACTTCAAGACGAGTTCTGGAAATCAGTTTGAAAAAAATACGTTCCAGCATACGAAACGTTTCATGTGGCGCGACACCTCCTATAAGACGGAACAAAGCTTCCTGAGAGCGGTCCGAAAGGTGGAAGGAAGATGA